A region of Streptomyces sp. NBC_01750 DNA encodes the following proteins:
- the dnaB gene encoding replicative DNA helicase — MDDPWAAEGPGDRLPVSRQRRGDGRSGREDQHERGRDNGGWDGSSPGFERVPPQDLDAEQSVLGGMLLSKDAIADVVEIIKGHDFYRPAHETVYTAILDLYAKGEPADPITVAAELVKRGEITKVGGAPYLHTLVQSVPTAANASYYAEIVHERAVLRRLVEAGTKITQMGYAADGDVDEIVNSAQAEIYAVTEQRTSEDYLPLGDIMEGALDEIEAIGSRSGEMTGVPTGFTDFDSLTNGLHPGQMIVIAARPAMGKSTLALDFARACSIKNNLPSVIFSLEMGRNEIAMRLLSAEARVALHHMRSGTMTDEDWTRLARRMPDVSQAPLYIDDSPNLSMMEIRAKCRRLKQRNGLKLVVIDYLQLMQSGGSKRAESRQQEVSDMSRNLKLLAKELELPVIALSQLNRGPEQRTDKKPMVSDLRESGSIEQDADMVILLHREDAYEKESPRAGEADLIVAKHRNGPTATITVAFQGHYSRFVDMAQT, encoded by the coding sequence TTGGACGACCCATGGGCCGCGGAGGGTCCCGGTGATCGTCTGCCCGTCTCCCGCCAGCGCCGCGGCGACGGCCGCAGCGGCCGAGAAGACCAGCACGAGCGCGGCAGGGACAACGGCGGCTGGGACGGAAGCTCCCCCGGCTTCGAACGTGTGCCTCCCCAGGACCTGGACGCCGAGCAGTCCGTCCTCGGCGGCATGCTGCTCTCCAAGGACGCGATCGCCGACGTCGTGGAGATCATCAAGGGCCACGACTTCTACCGGCCCGCCCACGAGACGGTCTACACAGCGATCCTCGACCTCTACGCCAAGGGCGAGCCGGCCGACCCCATCACGGTTGCCGCCGAACTCGTCAAGCGAGGCGAGATCACCAAGGTCGGCGGAGCGCCGTATCTCCACACGCTGGTCCAGTCGGTGCCGACTGCGGCCAACGCCTCGTACTACGCGGAAATCGTCCATGAGCGCGCCGTGCTGCGCAGACTCGTGGAGGCCGGCACCAAGATCACGCAGATGGGATACGCGGCCGACGGCGACGTCGACGAGATCGTCAACTCCGCCCAGGCCGAGATCTACGCCGTCACCGAGCAGCGCACCAGCGAGGACTATCTGCCACTCGGCGACATCATGGAAGGTGCGCTCGACGAGATCGAGGCGATCGGCTCGCGCAGCGGTGAGATGACGGGTGTGCCTACCGGTTTCACCGACTTCGACTCGCTGACCAACGGTCTGCACCCCGGCCAGATGATCGTCATCGCGGCCCGACCCGCCATGGGTAAGTCCACGCTGGCGCTGGACTTTGCCCGGGCCTGTTCGATCAAGAACAACCTGCCCAGCGTGATCTTCTCCCTCGAAATGGGGCGCAACGAGATCGCGATGCGCCTGTTGTCGGCAGAGGCGCGGGTGGCGCTGCACCACATGCGCTCCGGGACGATGACGGACGAGGACTGGACCCGGCTGGCGCGCCGCATGCCCGATGTGTCCCAGGCCCCGCTGTATATCGACGACTCTCCGAACCTCTCGATGATGGAGATCCGCGCGAAGTGCCGACGGCTGAAGCAGCGCAATGGTCTGAAGCTGGTCGTCATCGACTATCTGCAGTTGATGCAGTCCGGTGGCTCGAAGCGTGCCGAGAGCCGTCAGCAGGAGGTCTCGGACATGTCCCGAAACCTCAAGCTGCTGGCCAAGGAGCTCGAGCTCCCGGTGATCGCGCTGTCCCAGCTGAACCGTGGCCCCGAGCAGCGTACAGACAAGAAGCCGATGGTCTCCGACCTGCGTGAATCGGGCTCCATCGAGCAGGACGCCGACATGGTCATCCTGTTGCACCGCGAGGATGCGTACGAGAAGGAGTCACCGCGCGCGGGCGAGGCGGACCTGATCGTGGCCAAGCACCGTAACGGTCCGACGGCGACGATCACCGTCGCCTTCCAGGGGCACTACTCGCGCTTCGTGGACATGGCGCAGACCTGA
- a CDS encoding MATE family efflux transporter, with amino-acid sequence MTEAPAAPKARRRRHDREIIALAVPAFGALVAEPLFVMVDSAVVGHLGTPQLAGLAVASALLMTAVSIFVFLAYATTAAVARRVGAGDLAAAIRQGMDGIWLALLLGIAVIAATLPTAPWLVQIFGASDTAAPYATTYLRISSLGIPAMLIVLAATGVLRGLQDTRTPLYVAIGGFAANAALNAGLVYGAGLGIAGSAWGTVIAQCAMAAAYLVVVVRGARRHGASLRPDAAGIRASAQAGVPLLIRTLSLRAVLMIATAVAARLGDTEIAAHQIVLSLWSLMAFALDAIAIAGQAIIGRYLGADDAEGARQACRRMVQWGVASGVVLGILVVASRPLLLPVFTSDHAVHDTLLPALLVVAVSQPIAGVVFVLDGVLMGAGDGSYLAGAMLVTLAVFAPVALLIPTFGGGLTALWWAMTLMMTVRMLTLWLRMRSGRWLVTGATR; translated from the coding sequence ATGACAGAGGCTCCCGCGGCACCCAAGGCTCGTCGGCGACGGCACGACCGAGAGATCATCGCACTCGCCGTCCCCGCCTTCGGCGCCCTTGTCGCCGAGCCCCTCTTCGTGATGGTGGACAGCGCCGTCGTCGGCCATCTCGGCACCCCGCAACTTGCCGGACTGGCGGTCGCCTCGGCGCTCCTGATGACCGCCGTCAGCATCTTCGTTTTCCTCGCCTACGCCACCACAGCCGCCGTCGCACGCCGCGTCGGCGCGGGCGATCTCGCGGCCGCCATCCGGCAGGGCATGGACGGCATCTGGCTCGCTCTGCTGCTCGGTATCGCAGTCATCGCTGCCACCTTGCCCACAGCCCCCTGGCTCGTCCAGATCTTCGGCGCCTCCGACACCGCCGCCCCGTACGCCACCACATATCTGCGGATCTCCAGCCTTGGCATCCCCGCGATGCTCATCGTGCTGGCCGCCACAGGCGTACTGCGCGGTCTGCAGGACACCAGGACCCCTCTGTATGTGGCCATCGGTGGCTTCGCCGCCAACGCGGCACTCAACGCTGGCCTCGTCTACGGCGCCGGTCTCGGCATCGCCGGCTCCGCCTGGGGCACCGTCATCGCCCAGTGCGCGATGGCCGCCGCCTATCTGGTCGTGGTGGTACGGGGAGCGCGTCGGCACGGTGCCTCCCTGCGCCCCGATGCCGCCGGGATACGGGCCAGTGCTCAGGCCGGTGTCCCCCTCCTGATCCGGACGCTCTCGCTGCGGGCCGTCCTGATGATCGCCACTGCCGTCGCGGCCCGCCTCGGTGACACCGAGATCGCCGCCCATCAGATCGTCCTGTCCCTGTGGAGCCTGATGGCCTTCGCACTCGACGCGATCGCCATCGCCGGGCAGGCGATCATCGGCCGCTATCTGGGAGCCGACGACGCCGAGGGCGCCCGGCAGGCCTGCCGCCGCATGGTGCAGTGGGGCGTCGCTTCCGGTGTGGTGCTCGGCATCTTGGTCGTGGCCTCACGGCCACTCCTGCTCCCCGTGTTCACCAGCGACCATGCGGTGCACGACACTCTGCTCCCGGCATTGCTGGTGGTCGCCGTATCTCAGCCGATCGCAGGCGTGGTCTTCGTCCTCGACGGCGTACTCATGGGGGCCGGTGACGGCTCCTACCTGGCCGGAGCCATGCTGGTGACGCTCGCGGTCTTCGCCCCTGTCGCCCTGCTCATCCCGACTTTCGGAGGCGGACTTACTGCCTTGTGGTGGGCCATGACCCTGATGATGACGGTGCGCATGCTGACTCTCTGGCTGCGAATGCGCTCCGGCCGCTGGCTCGTCACCGGTGCGACCCGCTGA
- the rplI gene encoding 50S ribosomal protein L9, translating to MKIILTHEVSGLGAAGDVVDVKDGYARNYLVPRGFAIRWTKGGEKDVAQIRRARKIHEIATIEQANEIKARLEAVKVRLAVRSGDAGRLFGSVTPADIASAIKAAGGPDVDKRRVELGSPIKTLGSHQVSVRLHPEVAAKLGVEVVAA from the coding sequence ATGAAGATCATCCTCACCCACGAGGTCTCTGGCCTCGGTGCCGCCGGCGATGTCGTTGACGTCAAGGACGGTTACGCTCGCAACTACCTGGTCCCGCGTGGTTTCGCGATCCGCTGGACCAAGGGTGGCGAGAAGGACGTGGCGCAGATCCGCCGCGCCCGCAAGATCCACGAGATCGCGACGATCGAGCAGGCCAATGAGATCAAGGCCCGGCTCGAGGCCGTGAAGGTGCGTCTGGCTGTTCGCTCCGGCGACGCCGGCCGCCTCTTCGGCTCCGTCACCCCGGCCGACATCGCCTCGGCGATCAAGGCTGCCGGTGGTCCGGACGTCGACAAGCGCCGCGTTGAGCTCGGTTCGCCGATCAAGACCCTGGGCTCGCACCAGGTGTCTGTGCGTCTGCACCCCGAGGTTGCCGCGAAGCTCGGCGTCGAGGTCGTCGCCGCGTAA
- the rpsR gene encoding 30S ribosomal protein S18: MAKPPVRKPKKKVCAFCKDKTVYVDYKDTNMLRKFISDRGKIRARRVTGNCTQHQRDVATAVKNSREMALLPYTSTAR, from the coding sequence ATGGCGAAGCCGCCTGTGCGCAAGCCGAAGAAGAAGGTCTGCGCATTCTGCAAGGACAAGACCGTCTACGTGGACTACAAGGACACGAACATGCTGCGGAAGTTCATTTCCGACCGCGGCAAGATCCGTGCCCGCCGCGTTACCGGCAACTGCACGCAGCACCAGCGTGACGTCGCCACGGCCGTGAAGAACAGCCGTGAGATGGCGCTGCTGCCCTACACGTCCACCGCGCGATAA
- a CDS encoding single-stranded DNA-binding protein: MAGETVITVVGNLVDDPELRFTPSGAAVAKFRVASTPRIFDKQTNEWKDGEGLFLTCSVWRQAAENVAESLTRGMRVVVQGRLKQRSYEDREGVKRTVYELDVEEVGPSLKNATAKVTKTTGRGGQGGYGGGQQQGGGNWGGGPSGGPQQGGGGAPADDPWATSAPAGGGQQQGGGGSWGGSSGSSGGSGGGYSDEPPF, from the coding sequence ATGGCAGGCGAGACCGTCATCACGGTCGTCGGCAATCTCGTCGACGACCCCGAGCTGCGCTTCACCCCCTCCGGTGCGGCGGTCGCGAAGTTCCGTGTCGCGTCCACTCCCCGCATCTTCGACAAGCAGACCAATGAGTGGAAGGACGGCGAAGGCCTGTTCCTCACCTGCTCGGTCTGGCGTCAGGCGGCGGAGAACGTCGCGGAGTCGCTTACGCGAGGCATGCGCGTCGTCGTGCAGGGCCGGCTGAAGCAGCGGTCCTACGAAGACCGCGAGGGCGTCAAGCGCACGGTCTACGAGCTGGACGTCGAGGAAGTCGGCCCCAGCCTGAAGAACGCCACGGCCAAGGTCACCAAGACCACCGGTCGCGGTGGCCAGGGTGGCTACGGCGGCGGCCAGCAGCAGGGTGGCGGCAACTGGGGCGGCGGTCCCAGTGGTGGTCCGCAGCAGGGCGGCGGCGGTGCACCCGCCGACGACCCCTGGGCCACCAGCGCGCCGGCCGGCGGCGGCCAGCAGCAGGGCGGCGGGGGCAGCTGGGGCGGAAGCTCCGGAAGCTCCGGCGGTTCCGGCGGCGGCTACTCGGACGAGCCTCCCTTCTAA
- the rpsF gene encoding 30S ribosomal protein S6, with protein sequence MRHYEVMVILDPDLEERAVSPLIENFLSVVREGNGKVEKVDTWGRRRLAYEIKKKPEGIYSVIDLQAEPAVVKELDRQMNLNESVLRTKVLRPETH encoded by the coding sequence ATGCGTCACTACGAAGTGATGGTCATCCTCGACCCCGATCTCGAGGAGCGCGCTGTCTCCCCGCTGATCGAGAACTTCCTCTCCGTCGTCCGTGAGGGCAACGGAAAGGTTGAGAAGGTCGACACCTGGGGCCGTCGTCGTCTCGCTTACGAGATCAAGAAGAAGCCCGAGGGCATCTACTCGGTCATCGACCTGCAGGCCGAGCCTGCGGTCGTCAAGGAGCTCGACCGCCAGATGAACCTGAACGAGTCGGTCCTCCGGACCAAGGTCCTCCGTCCCGAGACCCACTGA
- a CDS encoding lipid II:glycine glycyltransferase FemX, translating to MSLTLRTISREQHLAYIQSLPAASHCQVPAWADVKTEWRSENLGWFDKSGELVGAGLVLYRQLPKIKRYLAYLPEGPVINWYAPNLDDWLQPMLAHLKQQGAFSVKMGPPVVIRRWDAAAIKSGIQDPDVKRLRDVEASHIEPRAFEVSDRLRKMGWQQGEDGGAGFGDVQPRYVFQVPLANRSLDDVLKGFNQLWRRNIKKAEKAGVEVVQGGYDDLAEWQRLYEVTAERDHFRPRPLSYFQRMWSVLNSEDPNRMRLYFARHEGENVAAATMLIVGGHVWYSYGASANHKREVRPSNAMQWRMLRDAYAMGATVYDLRGISDSLDETDHLFGLIQFKVGTGGEAVEYVGEWDFPLNKLLHKALDIYMSRR from the coding sequence ATGAGCCTGACCCTGAGGACCATCAGCCGAGAGCAGCATCTGGCTTACATCCAGAGCCTGCCCGCGGCAAGTCACTGCCAGGTCCCGGCGTGGGCTGATGTGAAGACAGAATGGCGCTCCGAGAACCTTGGCTGGTTCGACAAGAGCGGTGAACTGGTCGGCGCCGGCCTGGTGTTGTACCGCCAGCTGCCCAAGATCAAGCGCTATCTCGCGTACCTGCCCGAGGGCCCGGTGATCAACTGGTACGCGCCGAACCTGGACGACTGGCTGCAGCCGATGCTCGCCCACCTCAAGCAGCAGGGCGCCTTCTCCGTGAAGATGGGCCCGCCGGTGGTCATCCGCCGCTGGGACGCGGCCGCCATCAAGTCCGGCATCCAGGACCCGGACGTCAAGCGGCTGCGTGACGTCGAGGCCAGCCACATCGAGCCGCGTGCCTTCGAGGTCTCCGACCGGCTGCGCAAGATGGGCTGGCAGCAGGGCGAGGACGGCGGCGCCGGATTCGGCGACGTGCAGCCCCGCTATGTGTTCCAGGTACCTCTCGCCAACCGCTCGCTGGACGATGTCCTCAAGGGTTTCAACCAGCTGTGGCGGCGCAACATCAAGAAGGCCGAGAAGGCCGGCGTCGAGGTCGTCCAGGGCGGCTACGACGACCTCGCCGAGTGGCAGCGCCTGTACGAAGTCACCGCAGAGCGCGACCACTTCAGGCCCCGCCCGCTGTCGTACTTCCAGCGGATGTGGTCCGTCCTGAACAGCGAGGACCCCAACCGGATGCGGCTGTACTTCGCCCGCCACGAGGGCGAGAACGTCGCGGCCGCGACCATGCTGATCGTCGGCGGCCACGTCTGGTACTCCTACGGTGCCTCCGCCAACCACAAGCGCGAGGTCCGGCCCTCGAACGCGATGCAGTGGCGAATGCTGCGGGACGCGTACGCGATGGGCGCGACCGTCTACGACCTGCGCGGCATCAGCGACTCCCTCGACGAGACCGACCACCTCTTCGGCCTGATCCAGTTCAAGGTCGGCACCGGCGGCGAGGCCGTCGAGTACGTCGGCGAGTGGGACTTCCCGCTCAACAAGCTGCTCCACAAGGCACTCGACATCTACATGTCCCGCCGCTGA
- a CDS encoding alanine racemase: MALSLYVDTARWRAHQKSVIDQFPGLVPVCKGNGYGFGHERLADEASRFGSEMLAVGTTYEAARIKDWFSGDLLVLTPFRRGEEPVPLPDRVIRSVSSVDGVHALVGARVVIECMSSMKRHGVSEQELGLLHAAIEDVRLEGFALHLPLDRTDGSDAVEEVISWMDRLRAARLPLHTMFVSHLRAEELARLQQQFPQTRFRARIGTRLWLGDHDATEYRGAVLDVTRVAKGDRFGYRQQKAASDGWLVVVAGGTSHGVGLEAPKALHGVMPRAKGVARAGLATVNRNLSPFVWAGKQRWFAEPPHMQVSILFVPSDSQEPKVGDELVAHLRHTTTQFDRLVDR, encoded by the coding sequence ATGGCGCTCTCCCTCTACGTCGACACCGCGCGCTGGCGGGCGCACCAGAAGTCCGTTATCGACCAGTTCCCCGGCCTCGTGCCGGTCTGCAAGGGCAACGGTTACGGCTTCGGTCATGAGCGGCTCGCGGATGAGGCATCCCGCTTCGGCTCGGAGATGCTGGCCGTCGGCACCACCTACGAGGCGGCCCGGATCAAGGACTGGTTCAGCGGCGATCTCCTCGTCCTCACGCCCTTCCGGAGGGGCGAGGAGCCGGTCCCGCTCCCCGACCGTGTCATCCGCTCCGTCTCATCCGTCGACGGTGTGCACGCACTGGTGGGAGCGCGGGTCGTCATCGAGTGCATGAGCTCCATGAAGCGCCACGGCGTGAGTGAGCAGGAGCTCGGCCTGCTGCACGCCGCGATCGAGGACGTACGCCTCGAAGGCTTCGCGCTCCACCTCCCCCTCGACCGTACGGACGGCTCCGACGCGGTCGAGGAGGTCATCAGCTGGATGGACCGGCTGCGCGCGGCCCGGCTGCCGTTGCACACCATGTTCGTCAGCCATCTGCGCGCCGAGGAACTGGCCCGTCTTCAGCAGCAGTTCCCGCAGACCCGATTCCGCGCCCGCATCGGCACGCGGCTGTGGCTCGGCGACCACGACGCCACGGAGTACCGCGGCGCCGTCCTCGACGTCACCCGTGTCGCCAAGGGCGACCGCTTCGGCTACCGCCAGCAGAAGGCCGCATCCGACGGCTGGCTGGTCGTCGTCGCCGGCGGTACGTCCCACGGCGTCGGCCTGGAGGCACCGAAGGCTCTGCACGGTGTGATGCCACGCGCCAAGGGTGTCGCCCGCGCGGGCCTGGCGACGGTCAACCGCAACCTCTCGCCGTTCGTCTGGGCGGGCAAGCAGCGCTGGTTCGCCGAGCCGCCGCACATGCAGGTCTCGATCCTGTTCGTACCGTCGGACTCGCAGGAGCCGAAGGTCGGCGACGAACTGGTGGCTCACCTGCGCCACACGACGACGCAGTTCGACCGTCTCGTCGACCGCTGA
- a CDS encoding glycosyltransferase family 87 protein: protein MPSADEMSVYQDRPDVRPTWRDSVATAGSELIGGPAGRWAWRGGNGWLTPVRVVALVAIGMFALGMVQKMPCYDWAWFRGASSQYTHACYSDIPHLYLGRGFSEGRIPYFDRLPGDMEYLEYPVLTGLFMQVASWLDVAGGSMQNQEQMYWMVNAGMLMICTAVIAVCVTRTHRHRPWDALLVALAPAFALTATINWDLLAVALTAAAMLMWSRGRALAFGILIGLATAAKLYPVLLLGPLLLLCWRAGKWREFVTAALGAAAAWLVVNLPVMLLAPEGWKKFYTFSQERQVDFGSFWLIITQRTGEPLEVESVNTYATLLMILACAGVGALTLSAPRRPRFAQLAFLVVAAFIITNKVYSPQYVLWLIPLAALARPRWRDFLIWQSCEVMYFLGIWMYLAYTTSPKHKGLPPEGYQVAIALHLLGTLYLCAVVVRDILKPERDGVRTDGSDDPSGGVLDGADDVFVLGRAAHPPRHAAHAVEGPRVDWGKQPQASGTGPQPSA from the coding sequence ATGCCCAGCGCAGATGAGATGAGCGTGTACCAGGACCGGCCGGACGTACGGCCCACGTGGCGGGACTCCGTCGCCACCGCCGGCAGCGAGCTGATCGGCGGTCCGGCCGGCCGCTGGGCCTGGCGCGGCGGCAACGGCTGGCTCACTCCCGTGCGTGTCGTCGCACTCGTGGCGATCGGGATGTTTGCGCTCGGCATGGTGCAGAAGATGCCGTGTTACGACTGGGCCTGGTTCAGGGGCGCCAGCTCGCAGTACACGCACGCCTGCTACTCGGACATTCCGCACCTGTACCTGGGACGCGGCTTCTCCGAAGGCCGCATTCCGTACTTCGACCGGTTGCCCGGGGACATGGAGTACCTGGAGTACCCCGTCCTGACGGGGCTGTTCATGCAGGTCGCGTCGTGGCTCGACGTGGCCGGTGGCTCCATGCAGAACCAGGAGCAGATGTACTGGATGGTCAATGCGGGCATGCTGATGATCTGTACCGCGGTCATCGCCGTCTGTGTGACCCGCACACATCGCCACCGCCCCTGGGACGCTCTGCTGGTGGCCCTGGCGCCCGCCTTCGCGCTCACCGCGACCATCAACTGGGATCTGCTGGCCGTGGCGCTCACGGCCGCCGCGATGCTGATGTGGTCGCGTGGCCGGGCGCTGGCATTCGGCATCCTCATCGGGCTCGCGACCGCCGCCAAGCTCTATCCCGTGCTGCTGCTCGGTCCGCTGCTGCTGTTGTGCTGGCGGGCGGGTAAATGGCGGGAGTTCGTCACTGCGGCGCTCGGCGCGGCAGCCGCCTGGCTGGTGGTGAACCTGCCCGTGATGCTGCTCGCGCCGGAGGGGTGGAAGAAGTTCTACACCTTCAGCCAGGAGCGGCAGGTCGACTTCGGCTCCTTCTGGCTGATCATCACGCAGCGTACGGGCGAGCCGCTGGAAGTCGAGTCGGTGAACACCTACGCGACGCTTCTGATGATCCTGGCGTGCGCGGGTGTCGGCGCGCTGACTCTGAGCGCGCCGCGGCGGCCGCGTTTCGCACAGCTCGCCTTCCTGGTTGTCGCCGCTTTCATCATCACCAACAAGGTCTATTCACCGCAGTACGTACTGTGGCTGATTCCGCTCGCCGCGCTGGCCAGGCCGCGTTGGCGGGACTTCTTGATCTGGCAGTCCTGCGAGGTCATGTACTTCCTGGGGATCTGGATGTACCTCGCGTACACGACCAGCCCCAAGCACAAGGGCCTGCCGCCCGAGGGCTATCAAGTAGCGATCGCCCTGCATCTGCTGGGGACGCTGTACCTGTGCGCGGTGGTGGTGCGGGACATCCTGAAGCCGGAGCGGGACGGCGTACGGACGGACGGATCCGATGACCCGTCGGGCGGCGTTCTCGACGGGGCGGACGACGTCTTCGTACTGGGGCGTGCGGCGCATCCTCCGCGGCATGCGGCGCACGCGGTGGAGGGTCCGCGGGTGGACTGGGGGAAGCAGCCCCAGGCGTCCGGTACGGGGCCTCAGCCGTCGGCCTAG
- a CDS encoding transglycosylase domain-containing protein, whose amino-acid sequence MIDYPRHNKYGWRRWMPSWKLVTGLCLGFVGSLMAAATIAYAMVGVPDPNKTAEAQNNVYYWADDTQMAATGGEINRQIVPIAQIPEDMQNAVISAENKTFKTDSGIDPMGIGRALVNMAKGGQTQGGSTITQQYVKNARLGDQSQTLNRKFKELFISIKVGTELDKPEIMAGYLNTSYYGRGAYGIQAAARTYYGTNAKDLNAGQCAFLASLLKGATYYDPAGAVDIDPAATPQANTARATERWNWILDEMVKDGHLPAAKRATFTKLPKTDPIKKNAQLSGQVGYLVDLAKSNFLNNNDRGIDADDLAKGGYEIHTTFEKDKVEKLKAAVKKVQDANIKPKKRPDTDTFVQFGGASVNPKTGAIAAIYGGDDATRHFTNNANETGAQVGSTFKPFVLAAAMETGVRDPREPEDQTPEYRKKVDPDKSVYNGKNKLKIKKYDGSIWTNEKGEEWLQTNDGGESYKNITLREAMVHSANSPFVQLGMDIGIPEVREAAVKAGLLESSLSKSNVPSFSIGISSPSAIRMAGAYSTFAANGKQREPFSVRKVEHEATTVYEHEDRTKQAFSTAVASNVTDVLRSVVDEPEGTGKNARLPGRQVAGKTGTTDGNKSAWFVGYTPQLSTAIDMYRLDDNEKNKKRKFLEMYGTGGQDKIHGASFPSEIWQTYMKDALKNTNPEGFPDPEPIGEAVWGGGASSPAPTPSTTPSSTPSSTPSSSPSSSPSGSPDPSQSCDPWQDWTCGAAGGANGGGNGKGGANGGPTGTPSTSPSTTPPGTNGNGGFIGGGSGN is encoded by the coding sequence TTGATCGACTACCCGCGCCACAACAAGTACGGATGGCGGCGGTGGATGCCGTCGTGGAAGCTCGTCACCGGGCTGTGCCTGGGCTTCGTCGGCAGTCTGATGGCCGCCGCCACCATCGCGTACGCGATGGTGGGGGTTCCGGACCCGAACAAGACGGCCGAGGCGCAGAACAACGTCTACTACTGGGCGGACGACACTCAGATGGCCGCCACCGGCGGTGAGATCAACCGGCAGATCGTCCCGATCGCGCAGATCCCCGAGGACATGCAGAACGCGGTGATCTCGGCGGAGAACAAGACGTTCAAGACCGACTCCGGCATCGACCCGATGGGTATCGGCCGAGCCCTGGTGAACATGGCCAAGGGCGGGCAGACCCAGGGTGGTTCCACCATCACCCAGCAGTATGTGAAGAACGCACGGCTCGGCGACCAGTCCCAGACCTTGAACCGTAAGTTCAAGGAGCTGTTCATCTCCATAAAGGTCGGAACCGAACTGGACAAGCCGGAGATCATGGCCGGCTATCTGAACACCTCGTACTACGGACGCGGCGCCTACGGTATCCAGGCCGCCGCCCGCACGTACTACGGCACGAATGCCAAGGATCTGAACGCCGGGCAGTGCGCGTTCCTGGCCTCGCTCCTCAAGGGCGCCACCTACTACGACCCGGCCGGCGCTGTGGACATCGACCCTGCGGCGACGCCCCAGGCCAACACGGCCCGCGCCACCGAGCGCTGGAACTGGATCCTCGACGAGATGGTCAAGGACGGCCATCTCCCTGCCGCCAAGCGGGCCACGTTCACAAAGCTCCCGAAGACCGATCCGATCAAGAAGAACGCCCAGCTGAGCGGGCAGGTCGGCTACCTGGTGGACCTTGCCAAGTCCAACTTCCTCAACAACAACGACCGGGGCATCGACGCCGACGACCTCGCGAAGGGCGGCTACGAGATTCACACGACCTTCGAGAAGGACAAGGTCGAAAAGCTGAAGGCCGCGGTCAAGAAGGTCCAGGACGCCAACATCAAGCCCAAGAAGCGCCCGGACACGGACACTTTTGTGCAGTTCGGCGGCGCCTCGGTCAACCCGAAGACCGGCGCGATCGCTGCCATCTACGGCGGCGACGACGCGACCAGGCACTTCACCAACAACGCCAACGAGACCGGTGCCCAGGTCGGATCGACCTTCAAGCCGTTCGTCCTGGCGGCCGCGATGGAAACCGGCGTGCGTGATCCCAGGGAGCCCGAGGACCAGACGCCGGAGTACCGCAAGAAAGTCGATCCCGACAAGAGCGTCTACAACGGCAAGAACAAGCTCAAGATCAAGAAATACGACGGTTCCATCTGGACGAACGAGAAGGGAGAGGAGTGGCTGCAGACCAACGACGGCGGTGAGTCGTACAAGAACATCACCTTGCGTGAAGCCATGGTCCACTCCGCCAACTCGCCCTTCGTGCAGCTGGGCATGGACATCGGTATCCCGGAGGTCAGAGAGGCGGCGGTGAAGGCCGGCCTGCTCGAGTCCTCCTTGTCCAAGTCGAACGTCCCGTCGTTCTCGATCGGTATTTCCTCCCCCAGCGCCATCCGCATGGCCGGCGCCTACTCGACGTTCGCGGCCAACGGCAAGCAGCGTGAGCCGTTCTCCGTCAGAAAGGTCGAGCATGAGGCCACGACGGTCTACGAGCACGAGGACAGGACCAAGCAGGCCTTCTCCACGGCCGTCGCGAGCAATGTGACCGACGTGCTCAGGTCTGTCGTCGACGAGCCCGAGGGCACCGGCAAGAACGCCCGGCTCCCCGGCCGGCAGGTCGCCGGCAAGACCGGTACGACCGACGGCAACAAGTCGGCCTGGTTCGTCGGCTACACGCCGCAGCTGTCGACCGCCATCGACATGTACCGGCTCGACGACAACGAGAAGAACAAGAAGCGAAAGTTCCTGGAGATGTACGGCACCGGGGGCCAGGACAAGATCCACGGAGCGTCCTTCCCCTCCGAGATCTGGCAGACGTACATGAAGGACGCGCTCAAGAACACGAACCCCGAGGGCTTCCCCGACCCCGAGCCCATCGGTGAGGCCGTCTGGGGCGGGGGCGCCTCCAGCCCGGCTCCGACGCCGTCGACCACGCCGTCCAGCACCCCGTCCTCGACGCCGTCGAGCTCGCCGTCGAGCTCGCCGTCCGGCTCTCCCGACCCGAGCCAGTCGTGTGATCCCTGGCAGGACTGGACGTGTGGCGCCGCGGGTGGCGCCAATGGCGGCGGCAACGGCAAGGGCGGAGCCAACGGCGGACCCACCGGGACGCCTTCGACAAGTCCGTCGACGACACCACCAGGAACCAACGGCAACGGAGGCTTCATCGGAGGCGGATCCGGGAATTAG